The Niastella koreensis GR20-10 genome includes a window with the following:
- a CDS encoding SusC/RagA family TonB-linked outer membrane protein, protein MKRLLAIKKRKRHIAVWLFLFLVPLASLNLYAHVAESQILKNTTVTVQFKGGSLDAAISELQKASRVAFAYDRQLLSLYQVEGFVVRKENLEKVVQKLLQHKPLSYAEVNKVIVISKKRDDLIYHTAAVTNNNEIMITGAITDENKQPFSGVNVTVKGTLTMTSTDAKGRYKILVESPQAVLVFSYVGYVTAEVAAGNSTTLDLQMKPGVGKDLAEIAVVGFGSKQKKISLVGAQSTVNVEELHQPVANVSTMLAGRVSGIVGVQRSGEPGKSSADIWIRGIATSFGNSSSPLILVDGVERDINTIDPEDIESFTILKDASSTAVYGVRGANGVIFIKTKVGKVGKPQIYFDYSEGLNTFTKKPQMLDGINYMNLVNEALTTRNQAPMYTKEYIDKTASGLDPLVYPDVNWMDAVFNQTGHTRKANLNVSGGVDNAQYYVSLAYFGESSFLKTDDMAQYNSKLHYDRYNVTTKLNMKLTNTTKAEVGVMGYFSTRNAPYEDPSTIFASAMAATPVMYPIMYPGGIVPGITSNGASINPYAQLTRNGYRTENQNQLYSNLRLTQDLGVITKGLSATAMVAFDANSSLTIKRLKRDDTYTVDKNDPHKADGSLNLQRTWTSTQPYLGFDKSNGGNRQTYVEGAINYQRDFNLHRVSSMILGYASSKTDAFAGDITSSIPSRLMGLAGRVTYSYDDRYFVEFNGGYNGSELFAPNNRFGFFPAIGAGWLVSNEKFFNPLLNAISFLKFRYSYGKSGLGLITSGSRRFAYITEVSDGATGYDFGRSTTNNAGGIVVTDYAVPVMTWSTSLKQDLGFEAKFMRNKLSLIVDLFSEKRTGIFMQRQSAVAFNGLQKQLWGNLGAVDNRGIDATLEYNTRIGEVGLNIRGNFTYSKNKVVENDMPPQAYPWLEHRGDNALARYGYIAEGLFADQGEIDKSAVPGDKSKVLPGDIKYKDLNGDGVIDANDVAKIGHGDVPSMVFGFGFNVTWKNFQAGVLFQGIDNADRMLQGRAIMPFNASDASNAYAIALNRWTVDKPNQDVFYPRLAYGEDRNFNNTRASSWWVKDVSFLRLKTAMLSYNLPAAILRGWGIKNSAIYMQGINLLTFSKFKLWDPELNTDNGISYPNVRTISLGVNLKF, encoded by the coding sequence ATGAAACGACTGCTTGCCATTAAAAAGAGAAAAAGGCATATTGCTGTGTGGCTGTTTCTTTTTTTAGTTCCGTTGGCTTCGCTGAACCTGTATGCACATGTAGCAGAAAGCCAGATCCTGAAAAATACGACCGTAACGGTGCAATTCAAAGGTGGGTCGCTCGATGCCGCCATTAGTGAATTACAAAAAGCCAGCCGGGTGGCATTTGCCTATGACCGGCAATTGCTGAGCCTGTACCAGGTGGAAGGCTTTGTGGTTCGAAAAGAAAACCTGGAAAAGGTAGTACAAAAACTGTTGCAGCATAAACCCCTGAGTTATGCTGAGGTGAACAAGGTGATCGTAATCTCGAAAAAGCGGGATGATCTTATTTACCACACCGCTGCTGTTACAAATAATAATGAGATCATGATAACGGGTGCAATAACAGACGAAAACAAGCAGCCTTTTTCAGGCGTGAATGTAACCGTTAAAGGCACGCTTACCATGACGTCGACCGATGCGAAAGGCCGGTACAAAATACTGGTAGAATCACCACAGGCGGTGCTGGTATTCAGTTATGTGGGGTATGTTACCGCCGAAGTGGCAGCAGGTAACAGTACCACCCTCGATCTGCAAATGAAACCAGGTGTAGGTAAAGACCTGGCCGAAATAGCGGTGGTGGGTTTTGGTTCAAAACAGAAAAAGATCAGCCTTGTGGGCGCGCAGTCTACGGTAAACGTAGAGGAATTGCACCAGCCGGTGGCCAATGTAAGCACGATGCTGGCAGGCCGCGTATCGGGCATCGTTGGGGTACAACGCTCGGGCGAGCCTGGTAAAAGCAGCGCCGATATCTGGATCAGAGGCATTGCTACGAGCTTCGGTAACTCTTCTTCTCCATTGATATTGGTTGATGGGGTAGAGCGCGATATCAATACCATCGATCCTGAGGATATTGAATCGTTCACCATTTTGAAAGACGCTTCCAGTACCGCCGTATATGGCGTTCGTGGCGCTAATGGCGTCATTTTCATAAAAACCAAAGTAGGTAAAGTAGGCAAACCGCAGATCTATTTTGACTACAGCGAAGGGTTGAACACCTTCACGAAGAAACCGCAGATGCTGGATGGCATCAATTATATGAACCTGGTGAACGAAGCATTGACTACCCGCAACCAGGCGCCTATGTATACAAAGGAATACATCGATAAAACAGCATCCGGACTGGACCCGCTGGTATATCCGGATGTTAACTGGATGGATGCGGTTTTCAATCAAACAGGTCATACCCGCAAAGCAAACCTCAATGTAAGCGGTGGTGTTGACAATGCTCAATATTATGTATCGCTCGCCTATTTTGGCGAGAGCAGCTTTTTGAAGACCGATGATATGGCCCAGTACAACAGCAAGCTGCATTACGACCGGTATAATGTAACCACCAAGTTGAATATGAAATTGACCAATACCACCAAAGCCGAAGTAGGGGTGATGGGGTATTTTTCAACAAGGAACGCCCCCTATGAAGACCCTTCCACCATCTTTGCGAGCGCCATGGCTGCAACGCCTGTGATGTACCCGATTATGTATCCCGGCGGTATTGTTCCCGGTATTACCTCCAACGGCGCTTCCATTAACCCCTATGCGCAATTGACCCGGAACGGGTACCGGACCGAAAACCAGAACCAGCTGTATTCCAACCTGCGCCTTACGCAGGACCTGGGGGTGATCACAAAAGGTTTGTCGGCTACGGCTATGGTGGCATTCGATGCAAACAGCTCGCTCACGATCAAAAGGCTCAAAAGAGACGATACTTACACCGTAGATAAAAATGATCCGCATAAAGCCGATGGCAGTCTGAACCTGCAAAGAACCTGGACGAGTACCCAGCCTTACCTTGGTTTTGATAAATCGAACGGCGGGAACAGGCAGACGTATGTGGAAGGCGCTATTAATTACCAGCGGGACTTTAACCTGCACCGGGTGAGCAGTATGATCCTGGGCTATGCCAGCAGTAAAACGGATGCTTTTGCCGGCGACATCACCAGTTCCATTCCCTCGCGTTTAATGGGATTGGCAGGCAGGGTGACTTATTCCTATGATGACCGCTATTTTGTGGAATTCAACGGCGGTTACAATGGATCGGAATTATTTGCACCCAATAACCGCTTCGGATTCTTTCCGGCTATTGGCGCGGGTTGGCTGGTATCGAATGAGAAGTTTTTCAACCCGCTGTTAAATGCCATATCATTCCTGAAATTCAGGTATTCTTATGGTAAATCGGGCCTGGGTCTTATTACATCTGGTTCACGCCGCTTTGCTTATATCACCGAAGTGAGTGATGGCGCCACTGGCTATGATTTTGGCAGAAGCACCACGAACAATGCAGGCGGTATTGTGGTAACCGATTACGCAGTGCCTGTTATGACTTGGTCTACCTCGCTGAAACAAGACCTGGGATTTGAAGCGAAATTCATGCGTAATAAATTGTCTTTGATCGTTGACCTTTTCAGTGAAAAGCGTACCGGCATCTTTATGCAAAGACAATCGGCCGTTGCATTCAACGGATTGCAGAAGCAACTCTGGGGTAACCTGGGTGCTGTAGACAACAGGGGCATAGATGCAACACTGGAATACAATACCCGCATAGGAGAAGTAGGCCTGAACATCCGCGGCAACTTTACTTATAGTAAGAATAAAGTGGTGGAAAACGATATGCCGCCACAGGCTTATCCCTGGCTGGAGCACAGGGGCGACAACGCACTGGCCCGCTACGGATATATTGCCGAAGGATTGTTTGCTGATCAGGGTGAGATAGACAAAAGTGCGGTTCCCGGCGACAAATCGAAGGTATTACCCGGTGATATTAAATATAAGGACCTGAATGGCGACGGCGTGATAGATGCCAATGACGTGGCAAAGATCGGTCATGGCGACGTGCCTTCGATGGTGTTTGGTTTTGGCTTCAATGTTACCTGGAAAAATTTCCAGGCGGGTGTTTTGTTCCAGGGTATCGACAATGCCGACAGAATGCTGCAGGGAAGGGCCATTATGCCGTTTAATGCCTCCGATGCTTCCAATGCCTATGCTATAGCGCTCAACAGATGGACGGTTGACAAACCGAACCAGGATGTTTTTTATCCGCGCCTCGCTTATGGCGAAGACCGCAATTTTAACAACACAAGGGCCAGCTCATGGTGGGTAAAAGACGTGAGCTTCCTGCGCCTGAAAACAGCCATGCTCTCTTACAACCTGCCTGCAGCGATATTGCGTGGCTGGGGAATCAAGAATTCGGCCATTTACATGCAGGGCATCAACCTGCTTACATTCAGCAAATTTAAATTATGGGATCCTGAGCTGAATACAGATAACGGGATCAGTTATCCCAATGTAAGGACCATTTCTTTAGGCGTTAACCTGAAATTCTAG
- a CDS encoding FecR family protein, producing MAFNGENIKQILRKYLIGVASDEETNAIDRWYQSFENQAPVSLTEQDREAAKQEIWEKIAPAIVPQQKARVIPIWLKAASWAAVVAGIMIGLFLLIKPAKHGELAYTTVTTKNGQKTVVTIRDGTRLTLNAGTTLHVYEDFSTERRVDLIDGEVFFEVHRDTTKPFRIHSNDLIISVLGTSFDVSAYTGLKKISVGVVTGKVSVKRDTTTLDVLTKTRQLNYNTETHAYTTGTANASLLAWQQGRVELNDLSFGEMAVMMKKNFGIDVLTHDSRIEQTKYTTELSASMTAGEAMEVLAAIHQLTIEKIDAHTYILK from the coding sequence ATGGCTTTTAACGGAGAAAATATAAAACAGATCCTCAGGAAATACCTGATTGGTGTTGCCAGTGATGAAGAAACGAACGCGATCGATCGCTGGTATCAATCCTTCGAGAACCAGGCGCCTGTAAGTCTTACCGAACAGGACCGGGAAGCGGCTAAACAGGAGATCTGGGAAAAGATTGCGCCTGCTATTGTGCCGCAACAAAAAGCGCGGGTAATACCAATATGGTTGAAGGCGGCCTCCTGGGCTGCTGTAGTGGCGGGCATTATGATCGGCCTGTTTCTGTTGATAAAACCGGCAAAGCATGGGGAGCTTGCCTATACTACAGTGACTACAAAAAACGGGCAAAAAACCGTGGTTACCATCCGGGATGGCACCCGCCTTACCCTGAATGCCGGCACCACCTTGCACGTGTATGAAGATTTTTCAACCGAACGCAGAGTTGACCTGATAGATGGGGAAGTATTCTTTGAAGTACATAGAGATACAACCAAACCGTTCAGGATCCACAGCAACGATTTAATCATTTCTGTATTGGGTACCTCCTTCGATGTATCGGCATATACCGGGCTGAAAAAGATCAGTGTGGGAGTTGTAACTGGAAAGGTCAGTGTAAAAAGGGATACCACTACGCTGGATGTACTTACAAAAACCCGGCAGTTGAACTACAACACCGAAACGCATGCCTATACTACCGGTACAGCCAACGCCTCGTTGCTGGCCTGGCAACAGGGCAGGGTGGAGCTGAACGATCTGTCGTTTGGGGAGATGGCTGTAATGATGAAAAAGAATTTTGGTATCGATGTGCTTACACATGACAGCCGTATTGAACAAACAAAATATACCACCGAACTATCGGCTTCCATGACGGCAGGTGAAGCAATGGAAGTACTGGCGGCCATTCACCAATTGACAATTGAAAAAATAGATGCCCATACTTATATACTCAAATAA
- a CDS encoding RNA polymerase sigma factor, whose translation MDFQQLSDAALLQSIRGDDATAFKVLYDRYWESLYLKACKRVDKDEAKDMVQEVMTTLWRRRNDIVVHEDGQIGRYLHTAIKYRVISHYAYLSNEIPNTDLFTALNSQEVANNLEAKELSELLEQEINRLPARMQQIFRMSREDDFSIADIARQLNLSEQTIKNQLTEALRRIRESIKQKDYGDWVFLLILLYYSSH comes from the coding sequence ATGGATTTTCAACAGTTAAGTGATGCCGCATTACTCCAGTCAATCAGGGGGGATGATGCAACTGCATTTAAGGTCCTGTACGACAGGTATTGGGAAAGCCTGTACCTAAAAGCCTGTAAAAGAGTTGATAAAGACGAAGCGAAAGACATGGTACAGGAAGTAATGACTACTTTATGGCGTCGCCGCAACGACATCGTTGTGCATGAGGACGGACAAATAGGCCGTTACCTGCATACTGCTATAAAATACCGCGTGATCAGTCATTATGCTTATTTGTCCAATGAAATCCCAAACACCGATCTGTTCACTGCATTGAACAGCCAGGAAGTTGCCAATAATCTTGAAGCAAAGGAATTAAGTGAATTGCTCGAACAGGAGATCAACCGGCTGCCGGCGCGCATGCAACAGATCTTCAGAATGAGCAGGGAAGACGATTTCTCCATTGCCGATATTGCCCGGCAACTCAATCTCTCCGAACAAACCATAAAGAACCAATTGACCGAAGCGCTCAGGCGCATCAGGGAGTCCATTAAGCAAAAGGACTATGGCGACTGGGTGTTCCTGCTCATCCTGTTGTACTATTCTTCTCATTAA
- a CDS encoding Crp/Fnr family transcriptional regulator has product MDMLLKAIRHYIPLSSDDETIIWSLFRVQKLQKGQHLLQAGAICKNIFFIEQGLVRYYAIIDGEEKTSYFNKEGEFVCDYASFLPQTPSTINIQALEACTVYFISHSNMHLFYERVKYGERFGRLALEDVYVNLINQVRPLYNDTPELRYQFFLSKFPDTGQRIPQYYIASYIGIKPQSLSRIRKRMSGRN; this is encoded by the coding sequence ATGGATATGCTACTCAAAGCCATTCGACATTACATTCCGCTTTCTTCAGATGATGAAACTATCATCTGGTCTCTGTTTCGCGTACAAAAACTGCAAAAGGGCCAACACCTGCTTCAGGCTGGTGCTATTTGCAAAAACATCTTTTTTATTGAGCAGGGCCTGGTTCGTTATTATGCCATTATTGATGGCGAGGAAAAGACGAGCTATTTTAATAAGGAAGGTGAATTCGTTTGTGATTATGCCAGTTTCCTGCCTCAAACGCCATCCACAATTAATATTCAGGCATTGGAAGCATGTACTGTTTATTTCATCAGCCATAGCAATATGCACCTGTTTTATGAGCGGGTGAAGTATGGTGAAAGGTTTGGACGGCTGGCCCTTGAAGATGTATATGTAAACTTAATTAACCAGGTAAGACCACTGTACAACGATACGCCTGAACTTCGCTATCAATTCTTCCTTTCTAAATTTCCGGATACCGGACAGCGCATCCCACAATATTATATCGCCTCCTATATAGGAATAAAACCTCAATCGTTAAGTCGCATAAGAAAAAGAATGTCTGGAAGGAATTAA